The nucleotide window TAGTCTAGAACAAAAAACTATCAGTGCTGATGGAACTAAGTTCCACACATCTACCTGGCTGAAGCAGCAACCCATTTAGATTTAATGGACTCTGAGAAAGATGACACCTCGGAAGATGTTTGGGGAGCATCAGTTGATGGTGGTCTAATGAAAACTCTGGAAAATGAGCCATCAAAAAGTAAGAAGGAAAGCCATATATAAAGAGAGCAAAAAAGGGCATGTTATTCTTGCCCCCATCCCGGTTATTTTCAAGACTCCCAGACCCACCACACTGTTCTAAGCATAATATCAACCATAAGGATGAAATTAGAGATTTATGAATTGATCCTATGGATCAGGGCACAAAACAGACAACTCTAGATGTTCGCATCAAAACTTCAATTCTAGACTAATACCTGGGTTTGGAAGGAATGTCTCTGTTTACAGCATTACTAGAGACCACATTCACAACAGGAGGGACCACAGATGGCAGAGCTTGTGGTGGCATGAGATGAATTGGCGAATTGCCCTCTGAAAACCCACTATATACATCTTGGCCTTCTTCAGTAGACCTGTGTGTTTGCTGAGCACTGGGTACATTTGTAGGCGAGTTAAAGATGAGAAACTGCGAGGGACCCTGTCCAGAAGATCTCTGCCTCTCCCTTCTGCGGATATAATGAGCTCTGCTTGCAGCAGCTGCCAGATGCTGCATAATATGCTCATCGAAATCTGAGTCATCTGAATAGGAATCCTGAAAAATTCCATATCACTCCTACTAAGCAATGAAGAAATTTAAAAGCTAACTATGCAGCAAACAGAATTATCAATATGGTTTCAAAATGAGAACAAAACCTGTTCTATATCAAAATCTTCATGAAAATGGGTTAGGTTTGTGGATGCAGCAGAAGATGTGTTTCTTGACCTTAAACACCTCTCAGTCTCAACAGCAGCTAGAAGTTCTTGGCTATAAAAGTAAGCATTACCCAATTAGCTTATTTTCATCAGTACAAAACTCAATAACATTTGTATTTGCGCTGTGTTTGTGCATGATCTATTCTTATCCAGGAAGAAGCAGATCGTGATGGCAATTTTTAAGACACATACCCAGCAGGATCCTTCAGGACAAGAAGCTGCCAACATATTGGACACTCTTTGCTTCTCTGTGACCTAAACAAAAACCAGATTCAATTAATAGAGACAGCATAAATCATAATTTTACGGAGAGAATGAACGTCTCCAGCAGAGGTTATAAATACTAGTTTTCCAATCCTCTTAAATCAATACATTGTTGAGTGAGCCTACCATTCAAGAATACATTGAAGATGATATTCATGTTTGCAGCTGGTGACCTGAAATGAGAAACAAGGTACAAAAGGTTAATCATCTATTACTGCAATCACATGGAGAGCAAACTGGCACTACGGCATTAGCACTGAAGTAGtaaatgcaaaataataaaagagAGAAATCAAATCTATTAATAAAAAAAGGCTTGAAGTGCCAACATCCTTCAGACCAAGAAAccccatataaattaattacaaaaacaTAAATACCACAAACACCTAGGAAATCGTGAAATTCCTCAATAACTCCCAAATTGCCGACCAAGGATAATTTAAAAACAACAACAAAAACAGAGTACATCACAGTAAATTCCCAGTAATTAATCAATGTTCGCAACTCCGCGATCAGTCCAACGCCAAAATATTAGCAATGGATTGTGAATATCATTGCATAATTTGCAGGGATTATCTCACTTCTTATGAAAACAAAAAGGCACTCGATTGCAAATTAATCCGACTCCAACTACTACATTCAGCTTTTCTGTCCCCTTTCTCTCATCGGAGAAATCAATTATCAGTACACGTCAAAGAACACCAAAAAATTTCAGAAAGTTCGCATTTAATTAACACAACAACTAGAAAAAGAACTCAGGAAAAAAATGTGAAATAGAGAGTGATAGTGTAATAATAGCAGTATCATACAGTGGGCGGGTCTTGAGAAGTGAAAGGCTCGAGGCAGATACTGCAAGCATCGTCGAATGCATCGTCAACAGCAGCTCCCGAAGAAGAAGCATCAGCAGCGGCTGCTGATATGATTGGGTTGTCAGATaatgaagaggaagaggaagggaAATTGGCCATCTGAGAGGTTTCAGAGCTGATGGAAAAGGAAGAGAGAATAGTAGAGAGGAGAAGATGAAAGGAACCCTAGAAAAAGTGTTGGGGGTGAAGTAAATGGTCAAAGAAAAGAATTATGTagagaagaagaaaagagagaaaaccAAGGAGGAAATCCGATCCAGACGGTTTGATGGAATCAATCTGATTTTGGATTCTTTTCATATCAGTCCTCCCATTTTACCTTATTTCTTAGTAGATGCCCGCCGGCCTCCTTGTAATTATCGTTACATCCATAATTAATTGCATTGTTCTTTTATTACTTCAATAAAAATCTCCTTGTgaaagaattttattttattttattcaataaaaacACAATGCATTTGCGACCTTCCCATTCATTATACCTTtaattttaagtgttttaagtgaTTTGAATAATGGACACGTAAGAGTCTATTTAGATGAGAATGAAAAAAgagtaaataaaaataatgagagataaataattattttatttttatttaaaaaaatatgaattaataaagaataaaaataaataagagtatgtcttatttttttataatttggtcttttttaattttttttataccttAATTTAggatataaaaagaaataaaaaaaattaaaatttatgaatatttttatatatacatctcttaaatttattcattttttacatatttttaaatataaaaaatacacaTTATATTTTTTATCTTTCTATTAATTTATCTAttcttaaatataaaatttttttattataattttttatttttttatttttttttatttttttattattcataatTTCCTCGTCTCCTTAAAAGTTAAAATGGGGaagtaataataaatatattaaaatgcaGTGCTTTCTTTTACAAATTCAATAAAATACAAGGAGACGTTATTAAAGTAACTTTTTGTTTTTTCTGACGCAGTCTTCCACCGTTCGCCCAACGCTCACGCCACGCGTATGGATTTTTTTTTAAGAGCCCATGGACTATTATATTTTGAAGGATTTGCCCTCATAAGCTAGATGGTTTAATGGATTTTAGGatactaaaaattaataattatatattcaatacaatatcaaaatatatatatataattaagaaaataatccTAATTAAAACAAATAAACCCCTCAATAATCTAATTCAAATCATTTGAAAGGTTCTAAATTGAGATTTCTAAGGTTTGTTTACCTATAAATAAcagaaataattttaaaaaattaagaaaattaaaaaactataatttcatataaaaaatataatttcatatTGAAATATaacaatttttaaataaaaaaattataatttaaaatttctgcaacttaattaaatttgaaaaaaaataatttaatttcatttgtcactatttttctttatataaaaattttaattttcatctatTAAACTATAATTTTCTATAACCAAAACTATATTGtaacatttttttataattatttagaaGAAtacatttttataataataaaattttattatattattacaaaataaataaacaacatatattttaaaaaagtaAACTGTGTTTTTaagtatattttataataattttttaattataaaaatatgaataagtatgttaatttttgaattaaaaaatattttttattaataaaagatgaatatattttttattctcttatttttattattatttagacattaacaatatattttatttattgttaaaaatttaaaatatattattaataagaaTATTAACAAACAATTAATAAtgtgtaaaaattatataatctaaaatttttaataattttttcattaatttatattgtTATTATGTATCTCTATGgtgtatattatttattaatttatattttttattattttaatattatgttaAAAAACATATCCATTTTAATGTTTAGTTTATAGACAATTATTTCCGCCTATAATAGCCCAAATTTATCAACTCTGGTAACCAAGCGTGAGCTCAGAAGCAGCCACCATGGCTTCTTCTATAGCAGCTACTCAGCTTTTCCCTCTGTCACACACTCTTTGCTTTTCCAAACCTAATCAAAACCAACACCGTTTTATACTCCCATCAAAATGCACTGATCCCAATCTTTGCTCTTCGTTTAACTTCAAGAACAGAGCTCTATTCTGTACATCCAATTTCTTCAGGCCTTCACAAGCTGTTCTTAACTCTTCCACTCCCCTAATAAGCCAAGAAGAACCCAACACGAAAAATAAGAACGATAATTCAACACTTCGCGAAATTTGCCAAGGTCACGTACCGGAGCACGTTTTGGGCAGGTAAAGTTTCAATCTTTTCCCATTTCTTCAAAATAATATCAAATTTGATGGTTTAGATAACTTAATTGCAATATTCAATTCTCTAATTATATGGTTTCATGTATAAGGCTGGAGGAGGTTGGATATGTGGTGCCGACGGATGTACAGAGGCAAGCTTTGCCTGTTCTTTTCAGCGGCAGGGATTGTATAATTCATGCTCAGGTTAATTTCGGTCTCTTCTGCAATGCTTCGAATAAAGACTAGAGAGAAAAAGGAGAAATGTCTGATAAGGCTAATAGtactaattgttttttttttgggGTCCCTAGACAGGTTCTGGGAAGACGCTTGCTTACCTACTGTTGATATATTCAGTTATTAATGCTCAAAGATCTGCTGTGCAAGCCCTCATCGTGGTGCCTACCCGGGAACTTGGAATGCAAGTGAGGATGGTGTTGGTGATTATCTTATTTTTCAAAGCATACAATCACAAAACGTTGTGTTGATAATTTCTTTGTGAATTAGGTTACGAAAGTTGCTAGGATGTTGGCTGCGAA belongs to Hevea brasiliensis isolate MT/VB/25A 57/8 chromosome 4, ASM3005281v1, whole genome shotgun sequence and includes:
- the LOC110655225 gene encoding E3 ubiquitin-protein ligase RHF1A, producing the protein MANFPSSSSSLSDNPIISAAAADASSSGAAVDDAFDDACSICLEPFTSQDPPTVTSCKHEYHLQCILEWSQRSKECPICWQLLVLKDPAGQELLAAVETERCLRSRNTSSAASTNLTHFHEDFDIEQDSYSDDSDFDEHIMQHLAAAASRAHYIRRRERQRSSGQGPSQFLIFNSPTNVPSAQQTHRSTEEGQDVYSGFSEGNSPIHLMPPQALPSVVPPVVNVVSSNAVNRDIPSKPRVFIRPPSTDAPQTSSEVSSFSESIKSKWVAASARYKESFSKSTRVMKEKLLARNNSVKELSKGVQREMSAGIAGVVRMIERLDVTSKRTEATSQVSDLRPGASDLSLKGKGMQENINAQAIDKKSEEIAHAASMDVSSTVPGQLEVPHVQRGH